The Setaria italica strain Yugu1 chromosome VIII, Setaria_italica_v2.0, whole genome shotgun sequence genome includes the window GTGTGAATCTTTGTGAATTTGTGAATCAGTTGAATGATTGAATCTATGTGAATCAGTTGAATGATTGAATTTGTGAATCAGTTGAATGATTGAATTTGTGTGTAAGTTTCTGTGAATATGTTGAAAATGTGAATGTTTTGATAAATTAGTAACTGGTGAAGTGGTGAGGGGTTTTTCTTAAAACGTTACATGGGCTGGCACGGGCACGGTGAGGCTGTTAAGGCCCGCCGGGCCAGCGGGCCGGCACGGCCTGCGTAAGAAGGATGCAGGCCGGACCTGGGCCGCTCTTTCGGCACgcgggccggcccggcctggcacgaCAGATAGGCGGGCCTAAACAGGCCGGGCCTATTCGTGCCcgtgccaggccgggccgggccgcccGTTTGGCTATCTATAGCAGCGACCAGCAGCGGAAAGCGACTGCGCAGTTCCCTTTTTATAGGCACGGTAAAAAACACCAAAAGTCACCTTTTTCCCGCCTCGGGCACACGAAGCGTCACGCAGCGGAAAAAAGGGCCTAACCGCCGCCAAAAGGCAATCGTTGTCTCGGTTCGCGCCAATGCTTGAGGGTGACGTTTTTTGGGCGCTTACCTCTGTTTTTGCGGGTTCGGTCGCCGGCGTCTGACCTCGCCcatgaggggctactgttggggatcaCCCCTGAAAACGCCAACCTCGAAGCTAGCGAGAATCGAGTCCCGATGAATAGCCAGCTTCGGTGTACAGGCCCCCTAACCGAAGCCGAAGGCGTTTTCCTCGACAGCTAACCCTCGCTAGGCTCAGAAACCACCTCTCTTTTGATTGAATGCAGGACGACTTCGGACATCGCACAACTTCATTTGTCGATAGCTTCGGCATACGTCGGAGAGGCCCATCTTGTGATCCGCGAGGCCAGGGGATGGGCAGACACAAAATAGCAAGGCCAAAGATGGGTTAATGGTGGAGAAGGAGGTCGCATCAGGAGAAAGACCATAAGGGGAGGAAATGACTTTCAACTCAAGGATATTCCACGAATGTAGTAGTTAGACAGCGGCAATTATGTAATCGGAACTGTGTGGCGTGTTGTGTAATAGGATCAATTTATCCCTTTGTACGGCATATTCCTAGAATATAGCAGTTGAGCAGGTGCGTAACTGTCACGTAAAAATGTACCTTTACgacactataaaaggaggcGAACCGCCTGCTCTAACGGGGACTATTCACAGATAAGATAGTTGAGCAGTAAAAATTAAGAACTGTCCTTTTCCGAGGTTACAAGTCTCCTTTCTTTACAATGTGTTGCGATCTCGCTTATCCCGAAGCAAGGTCCCAACAAGGCAGAAGGCACAATTCGCACAACAGATGCAGGCCCAAAGAGCAGTAGCAATGTTAAACGAAGCAAAACGACAACTGCAAGAGTTAGAGTGAGAAATAGCAGAGCTAGAGTACTTGCAGGGCACCCCACAAAAACCTATCCCAAATCTTCGCCAACCACCCAACACCAGCTTCGCTCAGAATGAGCAACCGCCAACAGTGAACACATTCACGGTGATCGACAAGAGCTCCCCAACAACTAACTCGTATAGGATTCTTTTATCCTGGTCTTTTATCCAGGTTGGTATTATAAACTGGAATAAAAGGGTTAGAAGGATTTAGTCCTTTCCCAGACACATGTggggaccctttttatcccgtttggaatttccaactgggataactgggataaaagaacccattttatcccggttggtattacaaaccgggataaaaagggtccgagggctttagttCTTTCCAGCCACctgtggggacccttttatcctagttggaaactccaaccaggataaaagaccatattttatcccagttggtgtcgtgagctttagtcccgggtggtaacacAAACCGAGATTAAAAGGTTGACTTTTGgtcctgggactaaagggtccccacgggtggctgatttttgaactgGAACAAAAATGGACTTTTAGTTCTAGTTGCAAATactaaccgggagtaaagctccgtGCACCCACCTTTTGTACCGGGCCTACTTTAAATCGGGATTAAAAGGGGACGTATCGAAAGTTAGTTCTCTACTGATCTCGTTACAAACATGAATGCGAGAATTCCTACAATGGGATCCCCGCCCAGATCGATGTAGTAGTAGGGTCAATCTCTGCTGCAACAGGATCTGGTCAATTGACACATCGAACAGATGCAACTGAGAGAGTGGATTTGTGCTGCAATGGAGCTGCAACGTTTTTCGTTTTCTTCCCCTTTATTTATGCAACATAACTAGCGATCGTGACCCAAGTGGTCAATGGAATATGATTGTAATGGCCACCTAAGACGCGCGCACGTCCAACAACCTGAACGCGCGCTCTTCTTAACGAAACTTGTGGAAATTACATATCCGACTCTGCCCAAAATCTGACAACAGACACCACATGAAAAGAGACACAGACTCGACAGACTAACTCGACATGAAAAGAGATACAGACTCCACAGACCAACTCACATATGGTGTGGCACAAGTTGATGCGTCCCAACATGACAGTAGGCAATATACACATATAGAACGTTACAAGCACTAGGTAGATATAAGGACTGCTACGTGTGCACTTGTTGGAGAGGTCACACAACATCCTTTGGCTCTCGCTTCAACACACCGGCATGCGTGAGCAGCGCCCAAAGGTGCGTGATGAACTCCCCTCCTTTTGCAAGAACTTCCAGGTGCTCCCGAGCATCGTCGGACGGCGAGACATACAGCATCATCTCCGCCCAGAAATCAGATAGCACCTTCCACCTTGTTGTGAAGTCTTGTATGTTATCAATCAGTTGCCTTGCAAGGTGAACGCCCTGCACAACAAGCCTTGTTTCATCACCAACACAATCATCGGTGACTCGGTGTTAATTTCCATTAGTATCGCACACCTGCCCTCGATCTTCTTGTACATGGCCTCTTTGAGTAACTTCCTTACTTCGTCGATTGAATGATCAAGTATGGATTCCGATATGGAGCTTTGGTCGGGCAGGAGGTTAGGTGCAAAAGCAAGGAGATGCATGCAGTACTTGGATAAAGTGGAGGCTCTTTTGACAGCGTATTCTTCTTTGGCTTGTTTATCCAGCTTCTTTTCGCACAGGGTTGTAGCAATGTGCCAGACCACAATGGTGCGAGCCACCGCTCCGTAAGTAGCAGTAGCATCACATACCCATTTGAGGTCATCATGGACGCCATTTCTTCGCAGCGATGTTACCCCATTCGTCAGGTGTCCGTTGCTTGCTAGAAGGGAATCAACGATGGCTTTCTTCACATCTTCGGACAGCTTTTCTGATTTCTTCCGTTCCTTGCTAGCCTTGTCCACTAGGCACAGTGTAGCATAATGGAGACAATTCCTAGCCCTACTTTTGCGGCCAAGCTCCTGGAGGAGACAGTACTGGCCAAGTCTACACTTCCATGGCTGAAATGCCTTGAATCTCAAAAGAAGGCCTATGATCATCTCAAGCGTTCGGCTTCTACGCAAAAGCGGTGTGGTGACGTAGCTCCGCATTAGTGCCAGCTTGAACCAACCTGAGGATatacatgctattacacctaatagctagtattTGCCACGACAGCAGTTACATATAAGGTGCCAACCAAAGAAGTACGCTGGTAGTGCACGACGAGCACGCAGGCGAGCCATGAGCATAGGGCAAGCATGGTGATGGGCAGACAGAGGGCAATGTATCGACCCTTTTGGTAGAAGTAAGAATACCTTGTGTAATACAAGTAGTCATGGACAAAAGCAAGCTCTTCCTCGATGACCCTGAAGGCCCTCTGATGTGGCTTGTCCCCGGCGAGCAGGCCTTTAAACACAAAGTCATGGGTTTTTTTAAGCTCTGCCTCTGAGAGCTTGAAGCCAGCAAACCTTCGGTTGAGCATCTTGGAGAGTGCCATAGAGAGGCACGAGTCCTTGAGCACCTTGCCCCGATCACCAATGACGAGCAGATTCCCCTCGCACTGCCAGATCTGTTCCACGGTGGTAACCTTCGAGTCGTCCGGCTTCTTGTACCATGTTGTGTTGGAGTGTTTCTCTCCAGCAACTATGTACCGGTAGCCTTCCATGGTCACAGGATCGAAGGCCACCACCTTGTTGTCTACATACTGCATATATTCCGCTATCACCTTCACCTCCATGCCGAGGTAGGATTTGCTCACCATCCTCATGGAAGCGATCCTCACATACCCCTTGAGGATGACGACCAACACGATGCCATAAAACGGATACCTGTAGGGCACAACCTGATTCTGGCAAATCATCAGAATGATAAACACAAGCAAGAATCCCTTAAAGATGCTTTTGACTTGGATGCTCTTCCagggcctgttcggctggacttataagccggctgaaaagctgaaatggctgatttgttgtgagagaaaaacactgttcggtaGCTGATAGgtcggctgaataagctgaagcgaacaagccgCCAGTTGTTGAGGTCTCTGAGGCAGCAAACCGTGAGGATCTCCGTGCTGCCGAGGAGCAGAAGCAGTAACACGGCCCACACCGCGAAGTCCTTGTAGTACCAATCGGAATTATACATCAGCCCGATGGTGTAACTCACCAGCGGATAGGAGAGCGTGTAGGCTCCCGTCACGATAGAATGGAGGACTGTGTTGCTCGACCTCCGGCGTACGGAACCGAGTACGTGCAAGAGGAAC containing:
- the LOC111258227 gene encoding uncharacterized protein LOC111258227; translation: MYNSDWYYKDFAVWAVLLLLLLGSTEILTNQVVPYRYPFYGIVLVVILKGYVRIASMRMVSKSYLGMEVKVIAEYMQYVDNKVVAFDPVTMEGYRYIVAGEKHSNTTWYKKPDDSKVTTVEQIWQCEGNLLVIGDRGKVLKDSCLSMALSKMLNRRFAGFKLSEAELKKTHDFVFKGLLAGDKPHQRAFRVIEEELAFVHDYLYYTRYSYFYQKGRYIALCLPITMLALCSWLACVLVVHYQRWFKLALMRSYVTTPLLRRSRTLEMIIGLLLRFKAFQPWKCRLGQYCLLQELGRKSRARNCLHYATLCLVDKASKERKKSEKLSEDVKKAIVDSLLASNGHLTNGVTSLRRNGVHDDLKWVCDATATYGAVARTIVVWHIATTLCEKKLDKQAKEEYAVKRASTLSKYCMHLLAFAPNLLPDQSSISESILDHSIDEVRKLLKEAMYKKIEGRLVVQGVHLARQLIDNIQDFTTRWKVLSDFWAEMMLYVSPSDDAREHLEVLAKGGEFITHLWALLTHAGVLKREPKDVV